The following coding sequences lie in one Syngnathus scovelli strain Florida chromosome 1, RoL_Ssco_1.2, whole genome shotgun sequence genomic window:
- the si:dkey-183c6.8 gene encoding protein O-GlcNAcase isoform X1: MEEKQRFLCGVVEGFYGRPWSMDQRRFLFQWMQNWGLNTYLYGPKDDLKHRLLWREVYSPEEEGQLLTLITEAHSRGLRFIYALSPGQDIVFSSPCDLTLLKRKLKQVSDLGCQAFAILFDDIDHSLCQADSEAFSSFAHAQVSVTNELYRFLGEPPVFLFCPTEYCGSLCSPSVQKSPYLQTVGEDLLPDITVIWTGNKVISKKLSVDRLAEVESVLQRPPLIWDNLHANDYDSRRLFLGPFKGREPWLRGHLRGLLLNPNCEFEANYIPLHTLANWYRTGSQERKDEETDYCPDRALSAALHDWMEELNQPLQAGRQSARSDQRCSRSKTPDRSDCTSTFRGSGVVAKLPVFPLNSSSPPPSPTKAKGESEVREGGKRQPAQGSHQVPASRPAAPSGPKARGRGLCGGKGLLSEAQVRLLVGLHYLPHEHGPSAQKLIQDLTWLKSNCHVVSANSKKSSPHKVDEWRQRASGFLSLCEDIAQLHCSVVGGANRAVLYDLYPYVWDLRNMALVAKAFVCWLDGRILNDSATLASWRNCFQLCGKTAGTELLGEESEPWAFKGGVSGEVQMLLPGGGGGGSSELFTHPPPLFPTSRLYNIRPYHSKDKVELYRMVRQLHLRSQCGQDFSPSHPDVVGDRCLGPCLALCPEYSFILEDELGVCGCIMGIVDVRSFAKRCQASWLPAMRDKYLANGGNANTQDLIKLMEEDQGEYPDSLLYHFPSQLRLDTLPELVDVSVSRTLLVTLLVALKANGSQGVFCEVQPTDSQRLEFLTKLGFLEILRGEARSREGVVMARLL; this comes from the exons atggaggagaagcagcgctTTCTTTGCGGCGTGGTGGAAG GTTTCTACGGAAGGCCATGGTCTATGGACCAGAGAAGATTTCTCTTTCAGTG GATGCAGAATTGGGGTTTGAACACTTACCTGTATGGTCCAAAAGATGACCTGAAGCACAGACTGTTGTGGAGGGAAGTCTATTCACCTGAAGAGGAAG GACAATTGCTCACTCTGATCACGGAGGCCCACTCCAGAGGCCTGAGGTTCATTTACGCCCTGTCCCCGGGTCAGGACATCGTCTTCTCGTCCCCGTGTGACCTGACCCTCCTGAAACGCAAACTGAAACAA GTGTCCGACCTGGGTTGCCAGGCCTTTGCCATCCTCTTTGACGACATCGATCACTCGCTGTGTCAGGCCGACAGCGAGGCCTTCTCTTCGTTCGCGCACGCTCAAGTCAGCGTCACCAACGAGCTCTATCGGTTCTTGGGGGAGCCGCCTGTCTTCCTGTTCTGCCCCACCG AATACTGCGGTTCTCTGTGTTCCCCCAGCGTGCAGAAGTCTCCTTACCTGCAAACAGTTGGGGAGGATTTGCTTCCCGACATTACCGTCATATGGACAG GTAATAAGGTCATCTCAAAGAAACTATCCGTGGACCGTCTGGCCGAGGTGGAGTCGGTGCTTCAGCGGCCGCCGCTCATCTGGGACAACCTTCACGCCAACGACTACGACTCCCGCCGGCTCTTCTTGGGTCCTTTCAAGGGCCGCGAGCCTTGGCTTAGGGGCCACCTGAGGGGACTCCTCCTCAATCCCAACTGCGAGTTTGAGGCCAACTACATCCCGCTGCACACGCTGGCAAACTGGTACAGGACTGGAAGCCAGGAGAGAAAAG ATGAGGAGACAGACTATTGTCCTGACAGAGCTTTGTCTGCAGCATTGCATGACTGGATGgaagaactcaaccaacctctcCAAGCAG GTCGGCAGAGCGCACGATCAGATCAGCGCTGCTCTAGATCCAAAACCCCGGACAGATCCGACTGCACGTCCACCTTTCGAGGGAGCGGCGTCGTGGCGAAACTCCCTGTCTTCCCTCTCAACtcaagctccccccccccctcacccaccAAGGCCAAAGGGGAAAGCGAGGTACGAGAAGGCGGGAAAAGGCAGCCCGCTCAAGGCAGCCACCAGGTTCCGGCGTCCAGGCCCGCAGCTCCTTCAGGACCTAAGGCCCGGGGTCGAGGCCTCTGCGGTGGGAAGGGCCTGCTGAGCGAGGCCCAGGTGCGGCTGCTGGTGGGTCTCCATTATCTGCCTCACGAGCACGGCCCGTCGGCCCAGAAACTTATCCAAGATCTGACTTGGCTCAAAAGCAACTGCCACGTGGTCAGCGCCAACAGCAAGAAGAGCTCACCTCACAAG GTTGACGAATGGCGCCAACGGGCCTCCGGGTTCCTGTCTCTGTGTGAGGACATCGCCCAGCTGCACTGTAGCGTGGTGGGCGGGGCTAACCGGGCTGTGCTCTATGACCTTTACCCTTACGTGTGGGACCTGAGGAACATGGCACTTGTGGCCAAGGCCTTCGTATGCTGGCTGG ATGGTCGTATTCTGAATGATAGCGCCACCTTGGCTTCCTGGAGGAATTGCTTCCAAC TGTGCGGGAAGACGGCAGGAACGGAGCTGCTGGGGGAGGAGTCGGAGCCGTGGGCGTTCAAAGGGGGCGTGTCCGGTGAAGTGCAG ATGCTGCTCcccggaggcggcggcggcggcagcagcgaaCTCTTCACTCACCCGCCTCCTCTCTTCCCAACCTCGCGTCTCTACAACATCAGGCCCTACCACAGTAAGGACAAG GTGGAGTTGTACCGTATGGTCCGTCAGCTTCACCTAAGGTCTCAGTGCGGCCAAGATTTCAGCCCGTCTCATCCGGATGTCGTAGGGGACAG GTGTCTCGGACCGTGCCTGGCCTTGTGCCCCGAGTACAGCTTCATCTTGGAGGACGAGCTGGGCGTGTGCGGTTGTATTATGGGCATCGTGGACGTGCGTTCTTTTGCCAAGAGGTGTCAGGCTAGCTGGTTGCCCGCCATGAGGGATAAGTACCTTGCCAATGGGGGGAACGCCAACACGCAG gACTTAATCAAGCTGATGGAGGAGGACCAGGGAGAGTATCCGGACTCGCTCCTCTATCACTTCCCCTCCCAGCTGCGTCTGGACACCCTGCCCGAGCTGGTGGACGTCAGCGTCAGCCGCACGCTGCTCGTCACCCTCCTGGTGGCCCTCAAGGCCAACG GCTCTCAAGGTGTGTTCTGCGAGGTTCAGCCAACAGACAGCCAGAGGTTGGAGTTCTTGACGAAACTGGGCTTCCTGGAGATCCTCCGAGGGGAAGCCAGGAGCAGAGAGGGGGTGGTGATGGCCAGGTTGCTTTGA
- the si:dkey-183c6.8 gene encoding protein O-GlcNAcase isoform X3, with protein sequence MDQRRFLFQWMQNWGLNTYLYGPKDDLKHRLLWREVYSPEEEGQLLTLITEAHSRGLRFIYALSPGQDIVFSSPCDLTLLKRKLKQVSDLGCQAFAILFDDIDHSLCQADSEAFSSFAHAQVSVTNELYRFLGEPPVFLFCPTEYCGSLCSPSVQKSPYLQTVGEDLLPDITVIWTGNKVISKKLSVDRLAEVESVLQRPPLIWDNLHANDYDSRRLFLGPFKGREPWLRGHLRGLLLNPNCEFEANYIPLHTLANWYRTGSQERKDEETDYCPDRALSAALHDWMEELNQPLQAGRQSARSDQRCSRSKTPDRSDCTSTFRGSGVVAKLPVFPLNSSSPPPSPTKAKGESEVREGGKRQPAQGSHQVPASRPAAPSGPKARGRGLCGGKGLLSEAQVRLLVGLHYLPHEHGPSAQKLIQDLTWLKSNCHVVSANSKKSSPHKVDEWRQRASGFLSLCEDIAQLHCSVVGGANRAVLYDLYPYVWDLRNMALVAKAFVCWLDGRILNDSATLASWRNCFQLCGKTAGTELLGEESEPWAFKGGVSGEVQMLLPGGGGGGSSELFTHPPPLFPTSRLYNIRPYHSKDKVELYRMVRQLHLRSQCGQDFSPSHPDVVGDRCLGPCLALCPEYSFILEDELGVCGCIMGIVDVRSFAKRCQASWLPAMRDKYLANGGNANTQDLIKLMEEDQGEYPDSLLYHFPSQLRLDTLPELVDVSVSRTLLVTLLVALKANGSQGVFCEVQPTDSQRLEFLTKLGFLEILRGEARSREGVVMARLL encoded by the exons ATGGACCAGAGAAGATTTCTCTTTCAGTG GATGCAGAATTGGGGTTTGAACACTTACCTGTATGGTCCAAAAGATGACCTGAAGCACAGACTGTTGTGGAGGGAAGTCTATTCACCTGAAGAGGAAG GACAATTGCTCACTCTGATCACGGAGGCCCACTCCAGAGGCCTGAGGTTCATTTACGCCCTGTCCCCGGGTCAGGACATCGTCTTCTCGTCCCCGTGTGACCTGACCCTCCTGAAACGCAAACTGAAACAA GTGTCCGACCTGGGTTGCCAGGCCTTTGCCATCCTCTTTGACGACATCGATCACTCGCTGTGTCAGGCCGACAGCGAGGCCTTCTCTTCGTTCGCGCACGCTCAAGTCAGCGTCACCAACGAGCTCTATCGGTTCTTGGGGGAGCCGCCTGTCTTCCTGTTCTGCCCCACCG AATACTGCGGTTCTCTGTGTTCCCCCAGCGTGCAGAAGTCTCCTTACCTGCAAACAGTTGGGGAGGATTTGCTTCCCGACATTACCGTCATATGGACAG GTAATAAGGTCATCTCAAAGAAACTATCCGTGGACCGTCTGGCCGAGGTGGAGTCGGTGCTTCAGCGGCCGCCGCTCATCTGGGACAACCTTCACGCCAACGACTACGACTCCCGCCGGCTCTTCTTGGGTCCTTTCAAGGGCCGCGAGCCTTGGCTTAGGGGCCACCTGAGGGGACTCCTCCTCAATCCCAACTGCGAGTTTGAGGCCAACTACATCCCGCTGCACACGCTGGCAAACTGGTACAGGACTGGAAGCCAGGAGAGAAAAG ATGAGGAGACAGACTATTGTCCTGACAGAGCTTTGTCTGCAGCATTGCATGACTGGATGgaagaactcaaccaacctctcCAAGCAG GTCGGCAGAGCGCACGATCAGATCAGCGCTGCTCTAGATCCAAAACCCCGGACAGATCCGACTGCACGTCCACCTTTCGAGGGAGCGGCGTCGTGGCGAAACTCCCTGTCTTCCCTCTCAACtcaagctccccccccccctcacccaccAAGGCCAAAGGGGAAAGCGAGGTACGAGAAGGCGGGAAAAGGCAGCCCGCTCAAGGCAGCCACCAGGTTCCGGCGTCCAGGCCCGCAGCTCCTTCAGGACCTAAGGCCCGGGGTCGAGGCCTCTGCGGTGGGAAGGGCCTGCTGAGCGAGGCCCAGGTGCGGCTGCTGGTGGGTCTCCATTATCTGCCTCACGAGCACGGCCCGTCGGCCCAGAAACTTATCCAAGATCTGACTTGGCTCAAAAGCAACTGCCACGTGGTCAGCGCCAACAGCAAGAAGAGCTCACCTCACAAG GTTGACGAATGGCGCCAACGGGCCTCCGGGTTCCTGTCTCTGTGTGAGGACATCGCCCAGCTGCACTGTAGCGTGGTGGGCGGGGCTAACCGGGCTGTGCTCTATGACCTTTACCCTTACGTGTGGGACCTGAGGAACATGGCACTTGTGGCCAAGGCCTTCGTATGCTGGCTGG ATGGTCGTATTCTGAATGATAGCGCCACCTTGGCTTCCTGGAGGAATTGCTTCCAAC TGTGCGGGAAGACGGCAGGAACGGAGCTGCTGGGGGAGGAGTCGGAGCCGTGGGCGTTCAAAGGGGGCGTGTCCGGTGAAGTGCAG ATGCTGCTCcccggaggcggcggcggcggcagcagcgaaCTCTTCACTCACCCGCCTCCTCTCTTCCCAACCTCGCGTCTCTACAACATCAGGCCCTACCACAGTAAGGACAAG GTGGAGTTGTACCGTATGGTCCGTCAGCTTCACCTAAGGTCTCAGTGCGGCCAAGATTTCAGCCCGTCTCATCCGGATGTCGTAGGGGACAG GTGTCTCGGACCGTGCCTGGCCTTGTGCCCCGAGTACAGCTTCATCTTGGAGGACGAGCTGGGCGTGTGCGGTTGTATTATGGGCATCGTGGACGTGCGTTCTTTTGCCAAGAGGTGTCAGGCTAGCTGGTTGCCCGCCATGAGGGATAAGTACCTTGCCAATGGGGGGAACGCCAACACGCAG gACTTAATCAAGCTGATGGAGGAGGACCAGGGAGAGTATCCGGACTCGCTCCTCTATCACTTCCCCTCCCAGCTGCGTCTGGACACCCTGCCCGAGCTGGTGGACGTCAGCGTCAGCCGCACGCTGCTCGTCACCCTCCTGGTGGCCCTCAAGGCCAACG GCTCTCAAGGTGTGTTCTGCGAGGTTCAGCCAACAGACAGCCAGAGGTTGGAGTTCTTGACGAAACTGGGCTTCCTGGAGATCCTCCGAGGGGAAGCCAGGAGCAGAGAGGGGGTGGTGATGGCCAGGTTGCTTTGA
- the si:dkey-183c6.8 gene encoding protein O-GlcNAcase isoform X2, with product MELLICCSFYGRPWSMDQRRFLFQWMQNWGLNTYLYGPKDDLKHRLLWREVYSPEEEGQLLTLITEAHSRGLRFIYALSPGQDIVFSSPCDLTLLKRKLKQVSDLGCQAFAILFDDIDHSLCQADSEAFSSFAHAQVSVTNELYRFLGEPPVFLFCPTEYCGSLCSPSVQKSPYLQTVGEDLLPDITVIWTGNKVISKKLSVDRLAEVESVLQRPPLIWDNLHANDYDSRRLFLGPFKGREPWLRGHLRGLLLNPNCEFEANYIPLHTLANWYRTGSQERKDEETDYCPDRALSAALHDWMEELNQPLQAGRQSARSDQRCSRSKTPDRSDCTSTFRGSGVVAKLPVFPLNSSSPPPSPTKAKGESEVREGGKRQPAQGSHQVPASRPAAPSGPKARGRGLCGGKGLLSEAQVRLLVGLHYLPHEHGPSAQKLIQDLTWLKSNCHVVSANSKKSSPHKVDEWRQRASGFLSLCEDIAQLHCSVVGGANRAVLYDLYPYVWDLRNMALVAKAFVCWLDGRILNDSATLASWRNCFQLCGKTAGTELLGEESEPWAFKGGVSGEVQMLLPGGGGGGSSELFTHPPPLFPTSRLYNIRPYHSKDKVELYRMVRQLHLRSQCGQDFSPSHPDVVGDRCLGPCLALCPEYSFILEDELGVCGCIMGIVDVRSFAKRCQASWLPAMRDKYLANGGNANTQDLIKLMEEDQGEYPDSLLYHFPSQLRLDTLPELVDVSVSRTLLVTLLVALKANGSQGVFCEVQPTDSQRLEFLTKLGFLEILRGEARSREGVVMARLL from the exons ATGGAATTGCTCATTTGCTGCA GTTTCTACGGAAGGCCATGGTCTATGGACCAGAGAAGATTTCTCTTTCAGTG GATGCAGAATTGGGGTTTGAACACTTACCTGTATGGTCCAAAAGATGACCTGAAGCACAGACTGTTGTGGAGGGAAGTCTATTCACCTGAAGAGGAAG GACAATTGCTCACTCTGATCACGGAGGCCCACTCCAGAGGCCTGAGGTTCATTTACGCCCTGTCCCCGGGTCAGGACATCGTCTTCTCGTCCCCGTGTGACCTGACCCTCCTGAAACGCAAACTGAAACAA GTGTCCGACCTGGGTTGCCAGGCCTTTGCCATCCTCTTTGACGACATCGATCACTCGCTGTGTCAGGCCGACAGCGAGGCCTTCTCTTCGTTCGCGCACGCTCAAGTCAGCGTCACCAACGAGCTCTATCGGTTCTTGGGGGAGCCGCCTGTCTTCCTGTTCTGCCCCACCG AATACTGCGGTTCTCTGTGTTCCCCCAGCGTGCAGAAGTCTCCTTACCTGCAAACAGTTGGGGAGGATTTGCTTCCCGACATTACCGTCATATGGACAG GTAATAAGGTCATCTCAAAGAAACTATCCGTGGACCGTCTGGCCGAGGTGGAGTCGGTGCTTCAGCGGCCGCCGCTCATCTGGGACAACCTTCACGCCAACGACTACGACTCCCGCCGGCTCTTCTTGGGTCCTTTCAAGGGCCGCGAGCCTTGGCTTAGGGGCCACCTGAGGGGACTCCTCCTCAATCCCAACTGCGAGTTTGAGGCCAACTACATCCCGCTGCACACGCTGGCAAACTGGTACAGGACTGGAAGCCAGGAGAGAAAAG ATGAGGAGACAGACTATTGTCCTGACAGAGCTTTGTCTGCAGCATTGCATGACTGGATGgaagaactcaaccaacctctcCAAGCAG GTCGGCAGAGCGCACGATCAGATCAGCGCTGCTCTAGATCCAAAACCCCGGACAGATCCGACTGCACGTCCACCTTTCGAGGGAGCGGCGTCGTGGCGAAACTCCCTGTCTTCCCTCTCAACtcaagctccccccccccctcacccaccAAGGCCAAAGGGGAAAGCGAGGTACGAGAAGGCGGGAAAAGGCAGCCCGCTCAAGGCAGCCACCAGGTTCCGGCGTCCAGGCCCGCAGCTCCTTCAGGACCTAAGGCCCGGGGTCGAGGCCTCTGCGGTGGGAAGGGCCTGCTGAGCGAGGCCCAGGTGCGGCTGCTGGTGGGTCTCCATTATCTGCCTCACGAGCACGGCCCGTCGGCCCAGAAACTTATCCAAGATCTGACTTGGCTCAAAAGCAACTGCCACGTGGTCAGCGCCAACAGCAAGAAGAGCTCACCTCACAAG GTTGACGAATGGCGCCAACGGGCCTCCGGGTTCCTGTCTCTGTGTGAGGACATCGCCCAGCTGCACTGTAGCGTGGTGGGCGGGGCTAACCGGGCTGTGCTCTATGACCTTTACCCTTACGTGTGGGACCTGAGGAACATGGCACTTGTGGCCAAGGCCTTCGTATGCTGGCTGG ATGGTCGTATTCTGAATGATAGCGCCACCTTGGCTTCCTGGAGGAATTGCTTCCAAC TGTGCGGGAAGACGGCAGGAACGGAGCTGCTGGGGGAGGAGTCGGAGCCGTGGGCGTTCAAAGGGGGCGTGTCCGGTGAAGTGCAG ATGCTGCTCcccggaggcggcggcggcggcagcagcgaaCTCTTCACTCACCCGCCTCCTCTCTTCCCAACCTCGCGTCTCTACAACATCAGGCCCTACCACAGTAAGGACAAG GTGGAGTTGTACCGTATGGTCCGTCAGCTTCACCTAAGGTCTCAGTGCGGCCAAGATTTCAGCCCGTCTCATCCGGATGTCGTAGGGGACAG GTGTCTCGGACCGTGCCTGGCCTTGTGCCCCGAGTACAGCTTCATCTTGGAGGACGAGCTGGGCGTGTGCGGTTGTATTATGGGCATCGTGGACGTGCGTTCTTTTGCCAAGAGGTGTCAGGCTAGCTGGTTGCCCGCCATGAGGGATAAGTACCTTGCCAATGGGGGGAACGCCAACACGCAG gACTTAATCAAGCTGATGGAGGAGGACCAGGGAGAGTATCCGGACTCGCTCCTCTATCACTTCCCCTCCCAGCTGCGTCTGGACACCCTGCCCGAGCTGGTGGACGTCAGCGTCAGCCGCACGCTGCTCGTCACCCTCCTGGTGGCCCTCAAGGCCAACG GCTCTCAAGGTGTGTTCTGCGAGGTTCAGCCAACAGACAGCCAGAGGTTGGAGTTCTTGACGAAACTGGGCTTCCTGGAGATCCTCCGAGGGGAAGCCAGGAGCAGAGAGGGGGTGGTGATGGCCAGGTTGCTTTGA